GCGACAGATAAAGCAATCAAAGACCTCGGTGAGCAAGTCGCTGACGCTGATAAAGAAAAAGCAGAAGCTGCAAAAGAAAAAGTAACAAAAGCTCTCGAAGGAACAGACATCGAAGCAATCCGTTCTGCAAAAGACGAATTGTCGACAGTTGTTCAAGAGTTGACACAAAAAGTCTACGAGAACATGGCACAGCAACAAGCTGGCGCTGAAGGCGCACAAGCTGGTAGCCAAGACGATAACGTCATGGACGCTGAGTTCGAAGAAGTCGACGAGAAAGACAACAAGTAATTCATCCGACCGATTTTTCGGGCGCTAGAGAGAGCCAAAGCGTATCCGCGCTTTGGCTCTTTCCATGTCGCACGAAGTTCGGTAAAATCAAACAGTATGAAATGAATCGGAATAGAGAGAGGAAGACTGCACGTGGAAAAACGCGATTATTATGAAGTACTAGGCGTCGCGCGCGATGCCTCATCAGCGGAAATCAAACGCGCGTACCGTAAGCTTGCCCGGACGTACCACCCAGACGTCAATAAGGAAGCCGATGCGGATGCAAAATTTAAGGAACTATCGGAAGCGTATGAAGTGTTATCCGATGACAATAAACGAGCACGTTACGATCAATTCGGTCACCAAGATCCATCACAAGGTGGCGGTGGATTCAGTGGAGCAGAAGGATTCGGCGATATCTTTGACATGTTCTTCGGTGGCGGACGTCGTCAAGATCCAAACGCACCACGTAAAGGACAGGATTTACAATACGTCGAGGAAATCGACTTCATGGAATCGGTCACAGGCGTCGAGAAGACGATCACGATTCCAGTCGAAGAAGATTGCGGTACTTGTCATGGTTCAGGTGCTAAACCAGGAACACATCCGGAAACATGTAAACGATGCGGTGGTTCGGGGCATATCAACGTCGAACAAAACACGATGTTCGGTCGTGTCGTCAACCAAACGACATGTTCGACATGTCATGGCCGTGGACAAATCGTCAAGGAGCCATGTGAAACATGTCGTGGAGCCGGTCGCGTTCGTAAAAACAAAGATGTCCGTGTCAAAATTCCAGCAGGGATCGACAATGGGCAACAAATCCGCTTAGCAGGAAAAGGGGAAGCCGGTGTCAACGGTGGACCAGCGGGTGACTTGTATGTCGTCGTTCGTGTCGCAGCACATGAATTGTTCGAACGTGTCGACGATCATATCGTCATGGATATGCCACTGACATTCGC
This region of Exiguobacterium acetylicum DSM 20416 genomic DNA includes:
- the dnaJ gene encoding molecular chaperone DnaJ; translation: MEKRDYYEVLGVARDASSAEIKRAYRKLARTYHPDVNKEADADAKFKELSEAYEVLSDDNKRARYDQFGHQDPSQGGGGFSGAEGFGDIFDMFFGGGRRQDPNAPRKGQDLQYVEEIDFMESVTGVEKTITIPVEEDCGTCHGSGAKPGTHPETCKRCGGSGHINVEQNTMFGRVVNQTTCSTCHGRGQIVKEPCETCRGAGRVRKNKDVRVKIPAGIDNGQQIRLAGKGEAGVNGGPAGDLYVVVRVAAHELFERVDDHIVMDMPLTFAQATLGDEIEVPTVHGKVSLKIPAGTQTGSRFRLRGKGMPNVRSGHHGDQYVNVVVITPKNLTERQKELLREFNEISDEKGVEEQHEGVFSRIKTFFTG